The following proteins are encoded in a genomic region of Bernardetia sp. MNP-M8:
- a CDS encoding TonB-dependent receptor, which translates to MKPIIKNQSVLSYFFCSNLLLILCCISSFGFAQNNKNTIIIEGQVLDSLKNPVQNASIGILEEGKAVQTDSLGNFRLESSSDFSKEFLNKEVTLAAQHPEFRTFRQKIVLKSYQKYSIRLSEYEELKAVEITAKLNNDDREISKIILDPTKVEATPTGTGEFSQILVTLGLGIVSNSELSSAYSVRGGNYEENLIYVNGIEIYRPFLVRSGQQEGLSFVNLDLVKKVEFSAGGWQAKWGDKLSSVLNVDYKTPTSFAGSASIGLLGGNAHLEGTNKSKRFSYLAGIRHKDLSYLLNTLETKGEYQPRFTDFQSLLSYKLGKLDKNGNFKNKAKNTTISLLTAYSQNSYRVFPSSRETTFGTFDEQVRFFVNYVGEELMYYTTYQSALRLTQKFSQNFSMDFTLSGVDTQEREFVDTEGSYRLSDVNNDITSDNFNKSTLIRGAASEYFYARNALNAQIYSFKNRSSLQLGNRTMVEFGGEIKSENINDELYEYKVLDSAGFEDISYFVDTKTTLNSIRTQGYAQISHFFGTDTAEWHNVTLGVRIHNWSLNGQTFISPRLQYKYQPDWKADIQFGLAVGVYQQSPFYRELRNFAGEINESLLAQRSVHLIGSMDWDFKFQKRPFKLIVESYYKQISNLIPYDVDNMRLRYYATNGAKGYAWGIDSRISGEFIKGTESWFSLSYLQTKENVDFDERDFVRRPSDQRVTATIFFEDHFPDNPTFRVNLRLLFGSGVPFGAPNNQNYRSFFSNPAYRRVDIGFSKSLVFEEDKRIKSVWIGLEVLNILGVENIISHQWISDYVNDVQLAVPNGLSQRFLNIRGVVKF; encoded by the coding sequence TTGAAACCTATTATAAAAAATCAATCTGTTCTAAGTTATTTTTTCTGTTCTAATTTACTTCTAATATTATGTTGTATTTCTTCTTTTGGATTTGCTCAAAATAATAAAAATACAATAATAATTGAAGGACAAGTACTGGATTCACTCAAAAATCCTGTTCAAAATGCTTCTATTGGAATTTTGGAAGAAGGAAAAGCTGTCCAAACGGATTCTTTAGGCAATTTTAGATTAGAATCCTCTTCAGATTTTTCAAAAGAATTTCTGAATAAAGAGGTTACTCTAGCAGCTCAACATCCAGAATTCAGAACATTCCGTCAAAAAATAGTCTTGAAATCGTATCAAAAATATAGCATTCGTCTTTCAGAATATGAAGAGTTAAAAGCTGTTGAAATTACAGCAAAATTAAATAATGATGATAGAGAAATTAGTAAAATAATTCTTGATCCAACCAAAGTAGAGGCTACTCCAACAGGAACAGGAGAATTCTCACAGATTTTGGTTACACTCGGTTTAGGAATTGTCAGTAATAGCGAACTCTCTTCAGCTTATTCAGTACGTGGTGGAAATTATGAAGAAAATTTAATTTATGTAAATGGAATAGAGATTTACCGTCCTTTTTTAGTTCGTTCGGGGCAGCAGGAAGGACTTAGTTTTGTCAATCTTGATTTGGTAAAAAAGGTAGAATTTTCAGCAGGTGGTTGGCAAGCAAAATGGGGCGACAAACTTTCCTCTGTGTTGAATGTAGATTACAAAACGCCTACTTCTTTTGCTGGTTCGGCTTCCATTGGACTTTTGGGAGGAAATGCACACCTAGAAGGCACAAATAAATCAAAACGCTTTTCATATTTGGCAGGTATTCGTCATAAAGATTTAAGTTATCTATTAAATACATTAGAAACAAAAGGTGAATATCAACCTCGTTTTACTGATTTTCAATCTCTTTTGAGTTATAAACTAGGAAAATTAGATAAAAATGGAAATTTTAAAAATAAAGCCAAAAACACTACAATTAGTCTTCTAACGGCTTATTCTCAAAATAGTTACCGTGTTTTTCCTTCAAGTAGAGAAACTACTTTTGGTACTTTTGATGAGCAGGTTCGTTTTTTTGTAAATTATGTAGGCGAAGAATTGATGTATTATACAACATATCAATCAGCTTTGCGACTTACTCAAAAATTCTCTCAAAATTTTTCAATGGATTTTACACTTTCAGGAGTAGACACACAAGAACGAGAATTTGTGGATACAGAAGGTTCATATCGTTTAAGTGATGTAAATAATGATATTACATCAGATAATTTTAATAAAAGTACATTAATTCGTGGTGCAGCTTCAGAGTATTTTTATGCTCGTAATGCGCTGAATGCACAAATTTATTCCTTTAAAAATCGTTCTTCGTTGCAATTAGGAAACCGAACAATGGTAGAATTTGGAGGAGAAATAAAGAGCGAAAATATAAATGACGAACTCTATGAATATAAAGTATTAGATTCAGCAGGTTTTGAAGATATAAGCTACTTTGTCGATACCAAAACTACACTTAACTCTATCCGAACACAAGGCTATGCTCAGATTTCACACTTTTTCGGAACAGATACAGCCGAGTGGCACAATGTAACTCTTGGTGTTCGTATTCATAATTGGTCATTAAATGGACAAACTTTTATCAGTCCACGTCTTCAATATAAATATCAACCCGACTGGAAAGCAGATATTCAGTTTGGGCTTGCAGTAGGAGTTTATCAGCAGTCGCCATTTTATCGTGAGCTACGAAATTTTGCAGGAGAGATTAATGAATCACTTTTGGCGCAGCGTTCTGTTCATCTTATTGGAAGTATGGATTGGGATTTTAAATTTCAAAAACGCCCTTTTAAACTCATTGTAGAGAGTTATTACAAACAAATTTCAAATCTAATTCCGTATGATGTAGATAATATGCGATTGCGTTATTATGCAACCAATGGTGCAAAAGGATATGCTTGGGGAATTGACTCTCGCATTAGTGGCGAGTTTATTAAAGGTACAGAATCTTGGTTTAGTTTGTCTTATTTACAGACAAAAGAAAATGTAGACTTTGATGAACGTGATTTTGTTCGTCGTCCGTCTGACCAGCGAGTAACAGCAACTATATTTTTTGAAGACCATTTTCCAGACAATCCTACTTTTAGAGTAAATTTACGTCTTTTGTTTGGTTCTGGAGTTCCTTTTGGTGCGCCCAATAATCAAAATTACCGTTCGTTTTTCTCTAATCCTGCGTATCGTCGTGTAGATATTGGTTTCTCAAAATCTCTAGTTTTTGAAGAGGATAAACGTATAAAATCAGTTTGGATAGGCTTAGAAGTCTTGAATATTTTGGGTGTAGAAAATATAATTTCGCATCAATGGATAAGCGATTATGTAAATGATGTTCAACTTGCCGTTCCGAATGGTCTTTCACAGCGTTTTTTGAATATTCGTGGGGTTGTGAAGTTTTAG
- a CDS encoding tetratricopeptide repeat protein, which translates to MTDYNEKYTEEINLLFKALRTDGFRFVIVKYNHYSLVQKLKADVENKFPTRSSFTIDAEKTDYKTFVESYYNLKEGFFFVENFDKILENPELYAGINQRRDKLANYPIALIAFISPSAPVLYARQIMEKMPDLWSFRSLMIELEKEQVKSEKISLENILEHNIKISSLGGNTREEKITELERLENVLKTIDRQNDTSLLESVLEQKATLQTDLGRYNEAIETLDLLISIVSDKEIKSKLLVNKGRIYVEIGHYEKALRTHKKSFGVANNLYSKGNSLFHIGNTYLLIGNYSEALKNIKKSNKILEKLNKQERNKDYMKALCYSYQITGLIFLSTNKNKKSKDFFERFNDLANDIYKLDNSDVEIMVFLASYYQYTSLIELNEKNFEIALYESQRMAVAYEFFLVKVPNNITLQVGYILSYDRMADINSFLGNFSESLILYEKAIEIIKKFDLFDLTSQSANIIFAITSIYYKLGYTQLNLGKINQSNNNLQIARKLIISVISKNTYLKYFFENRLNDINEAIMKIQNLKA; encoded by the coding sequence ATGACAGATTATAACGAGAAATATACAGAAGAAATAAACTTGCTTTTTAAAGCCTTGCGAACAGATGGTTTTCGTTTTGTCATTGTCAAATACAATCACTATTCACTTGTTCAAAAGCTAAAAGCAGATGTAGAAAATAAATTTCCTACTCGTTCTAGTTTTACTATTGATGCAGAAAAAACAGATTACAAAACCTTTGTAGAGAGTTATTACAATCTAAAAGAAGGTTTTTTTTTCGTAGAAAATTTTGATAAAATCTTAGAAAACCCAGAACTCTATGCAGGAATAAATCAACGTAGAGATAAATTAGCGAATTATCCAATTGCTTTGATTGCTTTTATTTCTCCTTCTGCGCCTGTTTTGTATGCTCGTCAGATTATGGAAAAAATGCCTGACTTGTGGTCGTTTCGGTCTTTGATGATTGAGTTGGAGAAAGAACAAGTAAAATCAGAAAAAATATCACTTGAAAATATCTTAGAACACAACATTAAAATTAGTTCTTTAGGAGGAAATACTAGAGAAGAAAAAATAACAGAATTAGAACGATTAGAAAATGTACTAAAAACTATTGATAGGCAGAATGACACTTCTTTATTAGAATCTGTTTTAGAACAAAAAGCTACATTACAAACTGATTTAGGAAGATATAATGAAGCTATTGAAACTTTAGATTTGCTTATTTCTATTGTTTCAGATAAAGAAATAAAGTCAAAACTATTGGTTAATAAGGGAAGAATATATGTAGAAATTGGACATTACGAAAAGGCTTTGAGAACACATAAAAAAAGTTTTGGAGTAGCTAATAATTTATATTCAAAAGGTAATTCATTGTTCCATATAGGAAATACCTATTTGTTAATTGGTAATTATTCAGAAGCTCTAAAGAATATAAAAAAGAGTAACAAGATTTTAGAAAAATTGAATAAGCAAGAACGTAATAAGGATTACATGAAAGCACTATGTTACTCTTATCAGATTACAGGCTTGATATTTTTATCTACAAATAAAAATAAAAAATCTAAAGATTTTTTTGAAAGATTTAATGATTTAGCAAATGATATATACAAATTAGATAATAGTGATGTAGAAATAATGGTATTTTTAGCATCTTATTATCAATATACCAGTTTGATAGAACTAAATGAAAAAAACTTTGAAATAGCATTATATGAATCTCAAAGAATGGCTGTTGCCTATGAATTTTTTCTTGTTAAAGTTCCTAATAATATCACTCTTCAAGTTGGTTACATTTTATCTTATGATAGAATGGCTGATATTAATAGTTTTTTAGGGAACTTTTCAGAAAGTTTAATTCTATATGAAAAAGCCATAGAAATAATTAAAAAATTTGATTTATTTGATTTAACCTCTCAAAGTGCAAATATTATTTTTGCTATCACTTCAATATATTATAAGTTAGGATATACACAGTTAAATTTAGGAAAAATAAATCAATCAAATAATAACCTTCAAATAGCAAGGAAATTAATAATTTCTGTTATTTCAAAAAATACATATCTTAAATACTTTTTTGAAAATAGATTAAATGATATAAATGAAGCTATAATGAAAATACAAAATTTAAAAGCCTAA